Below is a genomic region from Castanea sativa cultivar Marrone di Chiusa Pesio chromosome 2, ASM4071231v1.
TTTTTAAGAACATCTAAAAATCTAAAAGGAACCTTTTTATTGGGACACGAACTTAATGAAAATGGGACTTCTTTTCAGGCATAATTGCACCACCAAGGTCAAGATTAAGTCCCCACTCCAATTCAAGTCCAAGAGAAGAATGGAAGGCAAGACATTCCAAGAAGAAGCCCCTCAAGAAGAAAGGATGAACGGTTCAAGTGAAGAAGCCCTAGTGCAAAAGTTACTCGAGAGTGTGGAGGCACAAGGTGAAGTCCTTGAGAAGATAATAAGCCACCTCTCCAAGATAGAAGAAGATGAACTAAAAGAAGGAGAAGTATGGGATGAAGGGGACAAGGCTGATTAtgaaagaagcaagcaactcaAGAACACATCGATCGGATGATGACAGAAGCAAAGGTCCGCTTACTTCTACCTGCTTactcactcccaagtgcaggaaatcgtagcaatataattctcagAGTACCaaggtcgaaccacaaggagtagggtaaattaaaagacaatataattaaataacaatttgggtCAAGAGGAAAAAtacttttgcttggtgattgttaacaagaataataataataatcgatttaaatcaataatgtaaataccagggcatcggggtgtttccctatatcgatatgagattctttgtgatctaagaaaatatatatttcataattgattgttcttatgcaattaaaaacttatgattcggttgaactgagacaattcaagaacacATGATAACCTCAATTAATAATGCGGCTAgaaaagttttcagaaaaacccattcactttaaaacctgatttctatttgaaactattagaaattcatctaaataataagaaaaacattattgaacttattgaaatcatggaagaactaatacatcaaaagaaatctaatggaacaatcaaatatgttgttgataaaatcttagaaagaatcacattaaatattcataccgtatagaagaaacataacccctagctctagcaaagagtttagactgtcattagagaaaggaaaatacaagttttCTCTACGCAAAATTCGTGCTCAcagcctcccttcaaaaccctaacatctaagtgtccaaagaaaataaaactttaactattttaatttctttccaGGTTTACAGCTGTAACTTGTGAAttaatttcggccttcaaaaattgagaattacaaaaaactcaaaactaaaaagttgtagatatttaagtcataGTTCTAACCCATCTAGCCTTGtgttaattagatttttgaggagagagatacgcCCAAAATACGAATCAGTGCtcaaatcagatttttccttttcagattctgcctctttgatttctttccttagttgaagcttccaatcatggtagacgatccaagcactccagTTGCACCTCCTttgacatttaagcatggtcctttagctcctcTTTAATTatagtttggcctccattctctcacaaattcctataaactcatatttctcacatgatttcctgaaagtagaaaattacacaaaatgaatggcatcttattcaagaaattatgtaaagataaataatagggactaatgcaaatcatggcttaattatgCAAATTAaacatagtaataaggagataacgcccacataaatatataacaagtatacactTTAAGGCGTTATCACTACTCGAATTTGTGTCAATGAATTCTCTGAATCGGGAGATGTGGGACCTTGGGAAGATCATGACTGACCAAAATGGACCTCGATGGTAGAGGATACTTAAGTCACCCCGGCTCGCTTCATGCTTGAACGCAACATGGATTCTTCTTCCAACAATGATCAATACCTTGTGTTAACTCAAGATGAAGAATAAGAAGAGGAAGGAGATGATGGAGTGATTAGCTATTGGAGTGAAGATGATGACAATTGGTTTTTTGACGAGGCAGGAAGATATTTCACTAATGAGGGTGAGGTTCTGTATGACATAGCCGAAGCTATATGCATATGGGGGCCTCTAAAAGATGAGGACTGGTTCACTAAGTTGAAGACTTTGTTCGAAGAGGAGGACGAGAAGAAGAGCGACAAGccctaaaaaagaaaggagagggAATTCATCATGCCCGTTGTAAGGCAACTTAATAATTGGACTTGGgttggattttctaaaaatgtGGGAAAGAAAGTTTGTAATGCAAATCCCAATGTACtgttcaacatttttaataagatgAATTCTGATTTGGCTTATTTTTATGTGTCCcataatattgaaattttgcatttaaatgattctaatgaatttgaaaatgaaattattaaacaattggaaaagaaaattgaacctatggaaccaacttttaaaaatcttaatttggggaatgatgagaatccacacttaattaaaattggcccaaccctaaatgaaaaaaaaaaaaaaagatctcaaAGAGTTGGTCGCTGAATTCCAAGAAGTGTTTGCATGGTCCTATGAAGATATGCCCGGTATTGATCCCGAGATAGCTCAACACCACATTGATACTTATGCTCACATAGTACCCGCCAAACAAAAGTTGGGGCGTATGAGGACCGAATGGCTTCTAAAGATCAAAGAAGAGGTCACCAAGCAATTGAAAGTAGGATTCACCAAACCCGTCCACCAAGCCGAATGGATAGCCAATGTTGTGCTTGTACCCAAAAAAGATGGGACGATAAGAATGTGCATGGATTTTGGGGATTGGAACATGGCTTGCCCTAAGGATGACTTCTCTCTTCCACATATAGATGTTTTAGTGGATAACACAGTTGGTAGTGGATTGATGTGTTTTATGGATGGTTTCTCGGGATATATCCAACTCAAGATGACTCCTAGGGATATGACCAAAACTACCTTCACCACAGAATAGAGAATTTATTATTACATTATGATGtcattcgggctcaagaatgcgGGAGAAACTTACCAAAGAATGGCCATAGCCTTgttacatgatatgatgcacAATGAGGTTAAATTATATCTTGATGATATGATTGTGAAATCCAAGGAGAGAAAAGGTCTTATCATTAACTTGAGAAAGTTCTTCGAGAAGATCAAAGAGTATAGGCTGAGATTGAACCtgcaaaaatgcacttttgggGTAATTACGGGGAAATTGTTGGGCTTTTTGGTAAGTGATAAAGGAATAAATATTGACCCATCAAAGATCAAATCCATATTAGAAATTCCTCCACCATAGAGTGAGATATAGATAAAGGGATTTTCTGGACAATTAGAATACATTAGCCGATTCATTGCCAAACTCACTTCCACTTGTGAGCCCATCTTCAAGCCCCTAAGGAAGAATGAATCTCATGAATGGAATGATGAATGCTAGAAACATTTTGAGCTCATTAAGGAATATCTCCTTCATCCACCTATCTTTGTACCCCCAATGCACAGAAAACCATTACTCATCTATCTTTCTATCATAGAAGATACGGTTGGAAGTATGCTTGTACAAGAAGACGATGATAAGAATGAGCAAAAGGTTCCATGATTACAAGACTAGATCCACACCCATAGGAAAATCATGTTTTGCTCTCGTATGGGCCGTATAGAAGTTGAGGCACATTATCCTACCTTTCCAAATATGGGTAGTAGTCAGAATAGATCCATTGATGTACTTGTTTGAAAAGTCCGCCTTGAGTAGAAGACTATCATGGTGGTTGATCCTATTAGAAGAATTTGATTTGAAGTATGTGACAAGGGAAACTATCAAAGGGAGTATCATATCAGATTTTTGTGCCAAGAACCCTGTGGAAGGAGAGGATGGTAAAGAAGATTTTTCGGATGAGGATATTATGGACATGGAGCTAAGGgcatggaagatgtattttgatAGAGCCGTGAACCAGTATGGGTATAGGATAGGCATACTCTTGATCACTCCGGAAGGATCTCACATACCCTTGGTAGTTAAGTTGAACTTGAAGGCGACCAATAACATGGCAAAATATGAGGCTTATATCGCTGGAATGGAAGCTCTCCGAGAACTGGGGGTAAAAGAGGCTGAGGTCTTTGGAAATTCGACTTTGGTTATAGCTCAAGCACAAAGGTTGTGGAAAGTGAAGGAAGAGCACTTAAAGCCCTATCAACAATATTTAAAGGATTTAACCAAGACCTTTGACAAGATTGAATATACGGTCATCCCTAAGCTTAGAATTAGTTTGCAAATGCCTTGGCTACTTTAGCTTCCATGGTTGAAATACTCGAAGGAGTATGGACACAACCCTTAGAAATTGAACAAAGTTATGGGATGGTACACAAAGAGAGGCCCGAAGCTTTAGTCTTGGTTATAGAAGAGGAAGGGGTTCCTTGGTATTATGAACTCATGAAATTCTTGGAGTTTAGGGTACAACTGGATAGTGCCAACAAGAGAGAGCGTCATTCAATTATGACGATGGTAATGCAGTACATCTTATGCGGAGGTCAACTTTATAGGAGATCCTATAATTGCATACATCTTCATTttctaaagaaagaagaagtcgAGAAAGCCATGGAAGAAATCCATCAAGGGATTTGTGGTCCTCACATGAATGATAGAATGCTAGCCGAGAAGATCTTGAGGATAAGGTACTATTGGGACACAATGGAGATCGATTGTGTAGACTTTGTGAAGAGTTTCCATGATTGCCAAACACATGTGAATTTGAATCACATGCCACCTAGTGAGCTATACAACATGACCTCTCCATGGCCTTTCTTAGTCCAAGGCATAGATGCGATTGGAAGAATAGCCTCTAAGGCCTCGAATGAACACAAATACATCTTAGTGGCAATTGACTTCTACACCAAGTAGGCAGAAGCAGCCTTTTACTCTGTGTTAATGTGGCCTGATTCATAGAAAATAACATCATTTGTCAATACGGGATACCCCGAGAGATTATCTCTGATAATGGTTCCCACTTTAAGGGAGAGGTTAGAAAGGTCATGGAACTATACAACATTAAGCATCACAAGTCTGCACCATATTGACCACAAACCAATGGGGCCATAGAAGTAGCCCATAAGAACATCCAGAACATCGTAGCCTAAATGGTAGTGACATACAAGGATTGGGTCGAGAAGCTCCCATTTGCCTTATGGGGTTACAGAATTTCTATCCGTTCGTCGATTGGGGCAACCCCTTACTCTTTGGTCCATGATAGTGAAACGATACTTCCCATTAAGGTGGAGATACAATCCTTGGGAGTGCTATCAAAAACCAAGGTCCTAGAAGAAGATTGGATGAAACAAAGATATGAGCAATTGGCCTTGATAGATGAGAAAAGAGTAAGGGCACAACCATGCACAAGGATACCAAAAGAGGATTGCTAGagcatttaacaaaaaattaagacCTAGAAACCTTAAAGAATGGGACTTGGTCTTAAAAGTGCTCAGAGATGAAACTTTTTATCCAAGAGGAAAGATGAAGCCAAGGTGGCCTGGgctttttattttcaaaaagataATGTCAGGAGGTGCTACAATAATTACATATTTGGATGGGGAAGAGATGCTTCGTCTAATCAACATGGATAGGctctaaaagtaaaaaatttgaaagaaaaaaagaataatagtaataaaaaagcCAACTAGGTTGAATACCCAAAAAGGCggcctaggcaaaaattaaggcaaaaggACCCCGCTATGTTGAAAACTCAAAAGGACGATCTAGGCAAAAGATAGGGGCAAAGACCATGGGCATGGTGAAAATTCCTCAAAGGACATCATGGGCAAAAGTTACATGgcatggaaaaaagaaaaagaaaaagaaaaagaaatatgatgacaataaacaaattaaaagatGATAAACTATTTCTATAGGGGATTTGGAACATTCGGAttccttaattaaattcataagaAAAGACATGAGAATCATAAAGTGCAGAAAAGTAAATTTTAGGGCATATCAAGGTGGTCAAttagtctttctttcttttgattggACTTTTTGTAAGCTCTCTCAGCTATGTGAAACCATTTCATGACAATCTCTAAGTTATCCTAAAGTGGGATGAAACAATTGGAACCTCTCCTATGGCCATATCTGGAAAAGcaaagagagaaggagagaaggCATGAgcgaaaggaaaagaaaggaagagtaaaaagataaaaaataagttcaaagATGATATAAAGAGCCTCAATGGGTTGAAAACCGAAAGGTAATCTATGCAAAAGTTAGAGGAATCCCGCTAGGTCAAAGACCTAGGCAAAAATTAGCGATTGAGAGAAAAGATTCACCCACTCTGACTTGATGGTATGGGAAAGGTGCGAGAGAGACCAAAATGAGTGAGAGCCTCTTTGGAACTATGGCCAAGCTGCTATGATATGTGCCaattaaatcctattgtatgatgctatgtatgacattatgttgtgattaataaatttgttttattattatctaaaataatggtaacatgaatatttggacattatcatatagtccatgagatgtatagtatgtgatttagtcatagaagatataaatcacaagttctatgtaaactcagaattttagttcatagtcgatgatgaaattgggcatttcatctgcgaagactataacatatcaactaaaatgatttgtcttgatcatggaagtggagacttctagttgatatgtttaaagagttaagacatattgaactggacagctgtgagatttattattctcctaatgactatcaaatgaataataaatctcacgacttctatttacatcaattcttaatcctgagagaataatgaacatGATCacgaagtgtaggttgctttgatatatcaggagtgagatctaaaatcttgatcaaaacctcagtatgttgggcagccgcatttaatgttgatggaacatatattctcaagatggaattcataatctcttaacgaagatataaaatattctcttgagataagtttaatgagtttggttattcagagtgttaggcctaaccactttagtaagaagttactaaagtatatatatctGAAATTAGATCTGtgaataacttaaatgattaaaccggatactcagggattaagatgtagtaatcttcaaaagTGGCAATcaacatttatgactttgtattactacgaatattttaataaaggggttgcatgtataataaattattgggatataatttattaataagacctaaagtgcaattatgtttatatagtggtattaaatataattaatggttactttggacttgtcaagagttgacaaaaaaacccaaagccCGTTgaagctagagtcttatttgttcccttttggtcccactccaagccacatactaaagtccaattggaatggcccaaaaggctagtctaattagataatcagttagatataaggagagaaacatacagaattttggtggaatgaaatggtgtgtatgtgagtgtaagtcactctcttattctcccttgaacacattcatgtaaactgattgaaagaccacacttcttgggtttatgtggaattggagtgaagattacaAGTGTTCCttagtacttctaatctttggttttgaatttcatcgcaccaaggtacactctcttgttcttgaattctgaaatttacatagtacatgttaacaattgcgaatgaagtagatccgttaattttccgctgcgtatattttgtatgcgatacaaactatgtttttccaacacAAGCTTCTTAAGCTATGCTAAGACCTCTAAAGGAGAGAAGTTCTCCCATGGAAAGCTTGGAGAAATGTTCTTTGAGTTTAGAATGTGTTTGGTTAAGCTTTGGAGACCCTAACCGTTATTTTGACTTGAAGAGag
It encodes:
- the LOC142625178 gene encoding uncharacterized protein LOC142625178, which translates into the protein MAIALLHDMMHNEVKLYLDDMIVKSKERKGLIINLRKFFEKIKEYRLRLNLQKCTFGVITGKLLGFLKLRHIILPFQIWVVVRIDPLMYLFEKSALSRRLSWWLILLEEFDLKYVTRETIKGSIISDFCAKNPVEGEDGKEDFSDEDIMDMELRAWKMYFDRAVNQYGYRIGILLITPEGSHIPLVVKLNLKATNNMAKYEAYIAGMEALRELGVKEAEVFGNSTLVIAQAQRLWKVKEEHLKPYQQYLKDLTKTFDKIEYTVIPKLRISLQMPWLL